One window from the genome of Corynebacterium sp. SCR221107 encodes:
- a CDS encoding bifunctional proline dehydrogenase/L-glutamate gamma-semialdehyde dehydrogenase, which translates to MNAHTPLSNSTDLEDVLAAAINRAHSWLAETNNAASKKEAKSTEQLAALVRDKDGIAFTMGFVDRVARPEDNNVAAKELANLASPWSKNSLLPDFIGLVDKGLVTAGSLAASILPGVVMPLARKRLRQMVGHLVLDAEGKALNAKLAEAKRDGFQLNLNLLGEAVLGEDEAISRLERTRQLLRNPNVTYVSIKASSVCAQLNPWDIEGNLTRLKDRLRPLYREAKNRSPYAFINMDMEEYKDLSLTIRLFTELMSEAEFMDLQAGIVLQAYLPDTFDALVELAEFARKRREAGGAPIKIRLVKGANLSMEKVDAEMHDWQLATYSDKFFVDANYYRLMDYILQPEHADNVRIGVASHNLFTVALAHELSTRRGVQRQLDIEMLQGMAPAQSRAVKKVAGGLILYTPVVHSEDFDVAVSYLVRRLEENGEKQNFLHALFAPEVEGPDHLTPLAAQEEAFKKAVASRWTNPAGPNRTQDRTQEAAAKAGALSHTTPEHFSGEPDTDPSLPANRAWALEVLARDPGARTSPLVTDPADIDAFVAKAGKLGAQWGTTTGATRAEALAVIADKLADARGELISAMVHEAGKTVAESDPEVSEGIDFAQYYAHSARELDRARSTFTPFKVVLVTPPWNFPFAIPVGGVFAALAAGAAVIIKPAPQVVRVAEVAVALIREGLADAGHDPDLVQLVNADEAAAGKRLVSHEDIDSVILTGASDTARLFRSWKPEMVINAETSGKNAIIVTPAADPDLAVADVYRSAFGHAGQKCSAASLVILVGSVGASQRFMSQLLDAVKTLKVGPGTDISTTMNGIIEAPSEKLLRGLTQLDAGEKWLLKPEKLNEEGTLWSPGVRDGVRPGSWYHTHECFGPVLGIMRADTLDEAVAWQNSTGFGLTGGIHSLDPEEIAYWREHVEVGNAYINRGITGAIVERQSFGGWKDSAIGSGAKAGGPNYVTQQGRWADGDLSDVPVSSLRPDINRALRGAIEKLGLDAADAAWLRAAAYLDAAAWHEEFGIEHDRTGLISESNVFRYRRLLRPLEVRIGEGYALREVLRLQLAALITGSPVRFSAAPKVACALASAGIVVESIDDAAFAVFVGKQSSTRVRAIGAVDTALYAAAATSGSVVFDQPVLADGRRELLPFLLEQTVTATRHRFGVIAPELAPDNV; encoded by the coding sequence ATGAATGCTCACACCCCACTTTCCAACAGCACTGACCTCGAAGACGTCTTGGCCGCTGCCATCAACCGCGCGCACTCCTGGCTCGCCGAAACCAACAACGCCGCCTCCAAGAAGGAGGCAAAGTCCACCGAACAGCTTGCCGCGCTCGTGCGCGACAAGGACGGCATCGCTTTTACCATGGGCTTCGTCGACCGCGTCGCACGCCCCGAGGACAATAACGTCGCGGCCAAGGAGCTGGCGAACCTGGCCTCCCCGTGGTCGAAGAACTCGCTCCTCCCGGACTTCATTGGGCTGGTCGACAAAGGTCTGGTCACCGCAGGCTCGCTTGCCGCATCCATCCTGCCAGGCGTGGTCATGCCGCTGGCACGCAAGCGCCTGCGACAGATGGTTGGCCATCTGGTCCTCGACGCCGAGGGCAAGGCTCTCAACGCCAAGCTCGCCGAGGCCAAGCGCGACGGCTTCCAGCTCAACCTCAACCTCCTCGGCGAGGCGGTGCTCGGCGAGGATGAGGCGATCTCCCGCCTGGAGCGCACCCGCCAATTACTCCGCAACCCCAACGTCACCTACGTCTCCATCAAGGCCTCCTCGGTCTGCGCCCAGCTCAACCCCTGGGACATCGAAGGCAACCTCACCCGCCTGAAGGATCGCTTGCGCCCGCTGTACCGCGAGGCCAAAAACCGCAGCCCATATGCCTTCATCAACATGGACATGGAGGAGTACAAGGACTTGAGCCTGACCATCCGCCTGTTCACCGAGCTCATGAGCGAGGCCGAGTTCATGGATCTACAGGCCGGGATCGTGCTGCAGGCATATTTGCCGGACACGTTCGACGCACTGGTGGAGCTGGCCGAGTTCGCCAGGAAGCGTCGTGAGGCAGGCGGCGCCCCCATTAAGATCCGCCTGGTCAAGGGCGCCAACCTCTCGATGGAGAAGGTCGATGCGGAGATGCACGACTGGCAGCTGGCCACCTACTCGGACAAGTTTTTCGTCGACGCCAACTACTACCGTCTCATGGACTACATCCTCCAGCCGGAGCACGCGGATAACGTCCGCATCGGCGTGGCCTCCCACAACCTGTTCACCGTCGCCTTGGCCCACGAGCTGTCCACTCGGCGCGGGGTGCAGCGCCAGCTCGACATCGAGATGCTCCAGGGTATGGCACCGGCGCAGTCCCGCGCGGTCAAGAAGGTCGCAGGCGGGCTCATCCTCTACACCCCGGTCGTCCACTCCGAGGACTTCGACGTCGCCGTCTCCTACCTGGTGCGCCGCCTGGAGGAAAACGGCGAGAAACAGAACTTCCTCCACGCCCTGTTCGCACCCGAGGTAGAAGGCCCTGATCACCTCACCCCGCTGGCAGCGCAGGAGGAGGCCTTCAAGAAGGCGGTGGCCAGCCGCTGGACCAATCCGGCCGGGCCAAACCGCACGCAGGACCGCACCCAGGAGGCGGCCGCCAAGGCGGGAGCCTTGTCCCACACCACCCCGGAGCACTTCAGCGGCGAGCCGGACACCGATCCCTCCCTGCCCGCCAACCGCGCGTGGGCGCTGGAGGTTCTCGCCCGCGACCCCGGCGCGCGCACCAGCCCGCTTGTCACCGACCCGGCCGACATTGACGCCTTCGTCGCAAAGGCGGGCAAGCTCGGCGCACAGTGGGGTACTACCACTGGTGCTACCCGTGCTGAGGCGCTCGCGGTGATCGCCGACAAGCTGGCCGACGCCCGCGGCGAGCTCATCAGCGCCATGGTCCATGAGGCAGGCAAGACGGTGGCCGAGTCCGACCCGGAGGTCTCCGAGGGCATCGACTTCGCCCAGTACTACGCGCACAGCGCGCGCGAGCTCGACCGCGCCCGCTCGACGTTTACGCCCTTCAAGGTCGTCCTGGTCACCCCGCCGTGGAACTTCCCCTTTGCCATCCCGGTCGGCGGCGTGTTTGCCGCCCTGGCCGCGGGTGCTGCGGTGATCATCAAGCCCGCCCCGCAGGTCGTGCGCGTGGCCGAGGTCGCCGTCGCGCTCATCCGCGAGGGGCTTGCCGACGCAGGCCACGACCCGGATCTCGTGCAGCTGGTCAACGCCGACGAGGCAGCAGCCGGCAAGCGCCTGGTCTCCCACGAGGACATCGACTCCGTCATCTTGACCGGCGCCTCGGACACCGCGCGGCTGTTCCGCTCGTGGAAGCCGGAGATGGTCATCAACGCCGAGACCTCCGGCAAGAACGCCATCATCGTCACCCCGGCCGCCGACCCCGACCTGGCGGTGGCCGACGTCTACCGCTCCGCCTTCGGGCACGCGGGACAAAAGTGCTCGGCCGCCTCCCTGGTCATCCTGGTCGGCTCGGTGGGTGCCTCGCAGCGCTTCATGAGCCAGCTGCTGGATGCGGTCAAGACCCTCAAGGTCGGCCCGGGCACGGACATCTCCACCACGATGAACGGCATCATCGAGGCCCCTTCCGAGAAGCTGCTGCGCGGTCTGACCCAGCTGGATGCGGGTGAGAAGTGGCTGCTCAAGCCGGAGAAGCTCAACGAAGAGGGCACGTTGTGGTCGCCGGGCGTGCGCGACGGCGTGCGGCCGGGTTCGTGGTACCACACCCATGAGTGCTTCGGCCCGGTGCTGGGCATCATGCGCGCCGATACCTTGGATGAGGCCGTGGCCTGGCAAAACTCCACCGGCTTCGGGCTCACCGGCGGCATCCACTCCCTCGATCCGGAGGAGATCGCCTACTGGCGCGAGCACGTGGAGGTGGGCAACGCCTATATCAACCGCGGCATCACCGGCGCGATCGTCGAGCGCCAGTCCTTCGGCGGCTGGAAGGACTCCGCCATCGGCTCCGGCGCGAAGGCTGGCGGCCCCAACTATGTGACCCAGCAGGGCCGCTGGGCGGACGGCGATCTTTCGGATGTGCCGGTCTCCTCCCTGCGCCCGGACATCAACCGCGCCCTGCGCGGTGCCATCGAGAAGCTGGGGCTGGATGCCGCAGACGCCGCCTGGCTGCGCGCCGCCGCCTACCTGGATGCGGCCGCCTGGCACGAGGAGTTCGGCATCGAGCACGACCGTACAGGGCTTATCTCCGAGTCGAACGTGTTCCGCTACCGTCGCCTCCTACGCCCGCTGGAGGTTCGCATCGGCGAGGGTTATGCGCTGCGCGAGGTGCTGCGCCTGCAGCTCGCGGCGTTGATTACCGGGTCTCCGGTCCGTTTCAGCGCGGCACCGAAGGTCGCCTGCGCCCTCGCGTCCGCCGGCATCGTGGTCGAGTCGATCGATGACGCCGCCTTTGCTGTGTTCGTCGGAAAGCAAAGCTCAACACGGGTGCGCGCCATCGGTGCGGTCGACACAGCGCTGTATGCGGCCGCTGCCACGTCCGGGTCGGTCGTCTTTGACCAGCCGGTGCTTGCCGACGGGCGCCGCGAGCTGCTGCCGTTCCTGCTTGAGCAGACCGTGACGGCAACCCGCCACCGCTTCGGCGTGATCGCCCCGGAGCTGGCGCCGGACAACGTCTAG
- a CDS encoding AAA family ATPase, with product MFVRRIRFDDTPRPQRDADNYVWHLPVVAALRRQQVLEVRSPITVVSGDNGSGKSTLLEAIALRLGFPGQGGAIGDSHFLRAWHGDESPLADRLIVKTAAPLLSGWYYRADLHDFAIATMNSPLARGNRNVLSDAADLRARSHGQSLIDLFREHVGRDGVYVLDEPEAGLSVSGQLAASAMIARAASLGSQFFIATHSPIFLGITGARILELGEEGMREVAFEESEPVQAMREFLADPKECFRFILED from the coding sequence ATGTTCGTGCGCAGAATTCGCTTCGATGACACCCCCAGGCCCCAACGCGACGCCGATAACTACGTCTGGCACCTGCCGGTAGTCGCGGCACTGCGGAGGCAGCAGGTGCTGGAGGTGCGCTCCCCGATCACGGTGGTGTCCGGGGACAACGGCTCGGGCAAGTCCACGCTGCTGGAGGCCATCGCGCTGCGCCTCGGTTTTCCTGGCCAAGGCGGGGCCATCGGGGACAGTCATTTTCTGCGCGCTTGGCACGGTGACGAGTCCCCGCTTGCCGACAGGCTTATCGTGAAGACGGCCGCTCCCCTTCTCTCCGGCTGGTACTACCGCGCCGATCTCCACGACTTTGCGATTGCCACCATGAATTCGCCGCTGGCGCGTGGCAACCGCAACGTGTTGTCCGACGCCGCGGACCTACGAGCCCGCTCACACGGACAGTCACTCATCGACCTATTCCGGGAGCATGTAGGCCGCGATGGAGTCTACGTGCTCGACGAGCCAGAGGCCGGGCTGTCGGTATCTGGGCAGCTGGCGGCCAGCGCCATGATCGCGCGTGCTGCCTCCTTAGGCAGCCAGTTCTTCATCGCCACTCATTCACCGATCTTTCTTGGGATCACCGGGGCACGGATCCTCGAGCTGGGCGAGGAAGGTATGCGCGAGGTGGCGTTTGAGGAAAGTGAGCCCGTGCAAGCGATGCGGGAATTCCTGGCCGATCCGAAGGAGTGCTTCCGCTTCATACTCGAGGATTAG
- a CDS encoding AI-2E family transporter: MSRAYGKVVDIMNTENRPPFPPEDAGATKAEAGGVGKQSPVDSRLDDILDAAVEKDELPFEETTSLPEKETADRAVILGQDGRWIAGWALRFIIMAAALVILWKALGTVWSGLLPVVLALIVSTVLWPPVRWLRQRKVPPALAVVITIVGAIAVIGGIFASIAPSIANQSKDLVDKASQGIGQLRNWAETGPLNLDLSKYDDLIQKGINFLQDQMSNIASGVVGGVTAASEVLVTVVLMLILSFFFLKDGDRFLPLVRTTTGPNVGWHLTEVLTRMWNTLSGYVRAQATVSLVDAVLIGLGLIILKVPLALALGVITFFAGFIPIVGAFSAGALAVIIALVSNGIQSALFVLILIVAVQQIEGHVLQPVLQSKAMNLHAAIVLLSVTLGSTLFGVIGAFLAVPVAATLAVLVRYHAELVALRAGEITIDDIEMATTAEAQPSVTTQEAWTRFRESLSVLGNKKSAEGDSDEASTPSVKIVAEEEPKQY; the protein is encoded by the coding sequence ATGTCGCGGGCTTATGGCAAAGTGGTAGACATTATGAACACTGAGAATCGACCCCCCTTTCCCCCTGAGGATGCGGGTGCCACGAAGGCGGAGGCCGGAGGCGTCGGCAAGCAATCCCCTGTGGATTCGCGGCTGGACGACATACTCGATGCCGCGGTAGAAAAAGACGAGCTCCCCTTCGAGGAAACGACATCCCTGCCGGAAAAGGAGACCGCGGACCGCGCGGTGATCTTGGGCCAGGACGGGCGCTGGATCGCTGGCTGGGCGCTGCGCTTTATCATCATGGCCGCAGCACTGGTCATTTTGTGGAAGGCGCTCGGCACCGTCTGGTCTGGGCTTTTGCCAGTGGTGCTCGCACTGATCGTGTCGACCGTACTGTGGCCGCCGGTGCGCTGGCTGCGTCAGCGCAAGGTGCCGCCAGCGCTGGCGGTGGTCATCACCATCGTCGGCGCGATCGCCGTCATCGGCGGCATCTTTGCCTCCATCGCGCCGTCTATTGCCAACCAATCCAAAGACCTGGTGGACAAGGCCTCCCAGGGCATCGGGCAGCTGCGCAACTGGGCGGAGACCGGCCCGCTCAACCTCGACCTGAGCAAGTACGATGACCTCATCCAAAAGGGCATCAACTTCCTCCAGGACCAAATGAGCAACATCGCCTCCGGCGTGGTCGGCGGCGTGACCGCGGCCAGTGAGGTCCTGGTCACCGTGGTCCTCATGCTCATCTTGTCCTTCTTCTTCCTCAAGGACGGCGACCGCTTCCTGCCCTTGGTGCGCACCACCACCGGCCCCAACGTCGGCTGGCACCTCACCGAGGTGCTCACCCGCATGTGGAACACCTTGAGCGGCTACGTCCGCGCGCAGGCAACCGTATCCCTGGTGGATGCCGTGCTCATCGGCCTGGGCCTAATCATCTTGAAGGTGCCGCTGGCGCTCGCGCTCGGCGTGATCACCTTCTTCGCCGGCTTCATCCCAATCGTCGGTGCGTTTTCCGCCGGTGCCCTGGCGGTGATCATCGCGCTGGTCTCCAACGGTATCCAATCCGCGCTGTTCGTGCTCATCCTGATCGTCGCCGTGCAGCAGATCGAGGGCCACGTCTTGCAGCCGGTGCTGCAGTCGAAGGCCATGAACCTGCACGCGGCGATCGTGTTGTTGTCGGTGACCTTAGGCTCCACGCTCTTCGGCGTGATCGGCGCCTTCTTGGCCGTGCCGGTCGCAGCCACGCTCGCGGTGCTGGTGCGTTACCACGCCGAGCTGGTCGCCCTGCGCGCGGGCGAGATCACGATCGACGATATCGAGATGGCCACCACCGCCGAGGCCCAGCCCTCGGTGACCACCCAGGAGGCATGGACCCGCTTCCGCGAATCGCTGAGCGTGCTCGGGAATAAGAAGTCCGCCGAGGGAGATTCCGACGAGGCTTCGACGCCGTCCGTCAAGATCGTCGCCGAGGAAGAACCCAAGCAGTATTAG
- a CDS encoding sulfite exporter TauE/SafE family protein, which translates to MRTLIFIAIAGAAAQLVDGGLGMGFGVTSTTILILLAGLGPAQASAVVHAAEVGTTFMSGVAHWRFGNVDWKVVLRLGVPGAIFAFIGSTLLANLSTAAAKPVTSAILVAIGINLIWRFSKGRVVRQIKERTYSTPFLVLLGSVGGFVDASGGGGWGPVTTSTLLGLGRQEPRRIVGTVNTAEFLVSVAATLGFVFGLWEELTANAAAVVALLIGGMITTPIAAFLISRINPVALGGLVGSLIVILNFPNLLPLVGLGDIAKTPTQWVLQAVVFAFGAGFTLLGVRRARAAAKEQEQVVTSRSEDFEESPAITTVA; encoded by the coding sequence ATGCGCACTCTTATCTTTATTGCCATTGCTGGTGCCGCAGCGCAGCTTGTTGACGGCGGGCTGGGCATGGGCTTCGGCGTCACCTCCACCACGATCCTCATCCTGCTGGCAGGCCTCGGCCCCGCCCAGGCCTCGGCCGTGGTCCACGCCGCCGAGGTGGGCACCACCTTCATGTCCGGTGTGGCCCACTGGCGCTTCGGCAACGTCGATTGGAAGGTCGTGCTCAGACTCGGCGTGCCCGGCGCGATCTTCGCCTTCATCGGCTCGACCCTGCTGGCGAACCTGTCCACCGCGGCCGCGAAGCCGGTGACCTCCGCGATCCTTGTCGCCATCGGCATTAACCTGATCTGGCGCTTCTCCAAGGGGCGGGTGGTCCGCCAGATCAAGGAGCGCACCTACTCCACGCCGTTTCTCGTGCTGCTCGGCTCCGTCGGTGGCTTCGTCGACGCCTCCGGTGGCGGCGGCTGGGGGCCGGTGACCACCTCGACCCTGCTAGGGTTGGGGCGCCAGGAGCCGCGCCGGATCGTCGGCACGGTCAACACCGCGGAGTTCTTGGTCTCCGTGGCCGCGACCTTGGGCTTCGTCTTCGGACTGTGGGAGGAACTGACCGCCAACGCGGCGGCTGTCGTCGCCTTGCTCATCGGCGGTATGATCACCACCCCGATCGCCGCGTTCCTCATCTCGCGCATTAACCCCGTTGCCCTCGGCGGCTTGGTCGGCTCGCTGATTGTGATTCTCAACTTCCCCAACCTGCTGCCGCTGGTGGGGCTGGGGGATATTGCCAAGACCCCTACCCAGTGGGTGCTGCAGGCCGTGGTCTTCGCTTTCGGTGCGGGCTTTACCCTCCTGGGTGTGCGCCGGGCTCGCGCCGCGGCCAAGGAGCAGGAGCAGGTCGTCACCTCCCGCAGCGAGGATTTTGAGGAAAGCCCAGCTATTACCACTGTCGCCTAG
- a CDS encoding sirohydrochlorin chelatase, translating to MTALIVLSHGSRHRKAQATVAELVSAVEARMCIPCYEAHLDFIDPDLETLARRLKAQGETEAIVVPLLFSSAYHHKVDVPREVEAAQHASGLRLELADALGTDASVAAVLAARVAQQAPADAHIALYSVGSSDEKANEQVIALAQQLAAMTGRGVSSVQATGAHKSSLTAVAYAHPRVHVLPLFVTHGLLLDMAVDAISKIQDATGAVITHSAPLGAQLAPIVCQRASARLCLSC from the coding sequence ATGACTGCACTCATTGTTCTCTCGCACGGCTCCCGCCACCGCAAGGCGCAGGCCACCGTGGCCGAGCTCGTCTCGGCCGTCGAGGCGCGAATGTGCATTCCCTGTTACGAGGCGCATCTGGATTTCATCGACCCGGACCTAGAAACCCTCGCGCGCAGGCTGAAGGCGCAAGGGGAGACCGAGGCCATCGTGGTGCCGCTGCTGTTCTCCTCCGCCTATCACCACAAGGTCGACGTGCCCCGGGAGGTCGAAGCTGCCCAACACGCCAGTGGGTTAAGGCTGGAGCTTGCCGACGCCCTCGGGACCGACGCGTCCGTCGCCGCCGTGTTGGCTGCGCGCGTAGCACAGCAGGCTCCGGCGGATGCGCACATCGCCTTGTACTCTGTGGGTTCCTCCGACGAGAAGGCGAACGAGCAGGTCATCGCCCTAGCGCAGCAGCTGGCCGCGATGACCGGCCGGGGGGTAAGCAGCGTGCAGGCCACCGGCGCACACAAGTCCTCGTTGACCGCGGTGGCCTATGCCCATCCTCGGGTGCATGTTCTGCCTCTGTTTGTCACCCACGGCCTGTTGCTGGATATGGCCGTTGACGCCATATCGAAGATCCAAGACGCCACCGGCGCCGTCATCACCCACTCCGCGCCCCTGGGCGCGCAGCTGGCACCCATCGTCTGTCAACGCGCAAGCGCCCGCCTGTGCTTGAGCTGCTAA
- a CDS encoding sulfate adenylyltransferase subunit 1 yields the protein MTTAIENSAGQKASATEIIGSRETLRLCTAGSVDDGKSTFVGRLLHDTKSVLSDQLESVKRTSADRGFEGLDLSLLVDGLRAEREQGITIDVAYRYFATDRRTFILADTPGHVQYTRNTVTGVSTSQVVVLLVDARHGVVEQTRRHLSVAALLGVRTVVLAVNKIDLVDYSEDTFNAIRSDFEQLADQLGIADPHVVPISALKGDNVVEASENMPWYQGPTVLELLETIPVSAGRAGELDFRFPIQYVIREHATDYRGYAGQVTAGSVRVGDTVALPEGRTSTVVGIDTSDGEVEQATARDSVVLRLADEIDLVRGDLVSSTNRPEDTRSFEATIVGLTDKQLRAGQMLKVRYGTTLVRGRIAEIQRVLDIDGISDVEAPEQVGLNDIAHVVVETQNPLPIDAYAARGAVGSFLLIDNASGNTLAAGLVGKRLR from the coding sequence ATGACCACCGCAATCGAGAATTCTGCCGGGCAGAAGGCATCCGCGACCGAGATCATCGGTAGCCGCGAGACCCTGCGCCTGTGCACGGCGGGCTCCGTCGACGACGGCAAGTCCACCTTCGTCGGCCGCCTCCTGCACGACACCAAGTCGGTCCTGTCCGACCAGCTCGAGTCCGTCAAGCGCACCAGCGCCGATCGCGGCTTCGAGGGGCTTGACCTTTCCCTGCTTGTCGACGGCCTGCGCGCCGAGCGCGAGCAGGGCATCACGATCGACGTGGCCTACCGCTACTTCGCCACCGACCGCCGCACCTTCATCCTGGCCGACACCCCAGGTCACGTCCAGTACACCCGCAACACGGTGACCGGCGTGTCTACCTCCCAGGTGGTCGTGCTGCTGGTCGACGCCCGCCACGGCGTGGTGGAGCAGACCCGCCGCCACCTGTCGGTGGCAGCGCTTTTGGGCGTGCGCACCGTCGTCCTCGCCGTGAACAAGATCGACCTGGTCGACTACTCCGAGGACACCTTCAACGCCATCCGCTCCGACTTCGAGCAGCTGGCAGACCAGCTGGGCATCGCCGACCCGCACGTCGTGCCGATCTCCGCGCTCAAGGGCGACAACGTCGTCGAGGCCAGCGAGAACATGCCGTGGTACCAAGGCCCCACGGTGCTGGAGCTGCTGGAGACCATCCCGGTGTCCGCGGGCCGCGCAGGTGAGCTCGACTTCCGCTTCCCGATCCAGTACGTCATCCGCGAGCACGCCACCGACTACCGCGGCTACGCGGGCCAGGTCACCGCAGGCAGCGTGCGCGTGGGCGATACCGTGGCCCTGCCGGAGGGGCGGACCTCCACCGTCGTGGGAATCGACACCTCCGACGGCGAGGTCGAGCAGGCCACCGCGCGCGACTCCGTCGTCCTGCGCCTGGCCGATGAGATCGACCTCGTGCGCGGGGATCTCGTCTCTTCCACCAACCGCCCGGAGGATACCCGCAGCTTCGAGGCCACCATCGTGGGGCTGACCGATAAACAGCTGCGCGCAGGCCAGATGCTTAAAGTTCGCTACGGCACCACGCTGGTGCGCGGCCGCATCGCGGAGATCCAGCGCGTGCTGGACATCGACGGCATCAGCGACGTGGAGGCCCCGGAGCAGGTCGGGCTCAACGACATCGCCCACGTGGTGGTGGAGACCCAAAACCCGTTGCCCATCGACGCCTACGCGGCCCGCGGCGCCGTCGGCTCCTTCCTGCTGATCGACAACGCCTCCGGCAACACGCTGGCGGCGGGGCTCGTCGGCAAGCGCCTGCGCTAA
- the cysD gene encoding sulfate adenylyltransferase subunit CysD — protein sequence MTSTITTQTALSPHLKDLENESIHILREVAGQFDKVGLLFSGGKDSVVVFELARRAFAPAAVPFELLHVDTGHNFPEVIEFRDRLVEETGARLRVAKVQDWIDRGDLQERPDGTRNPLQTVPLVETIAEQGYDAVLGGARRDEERARAKERVFSVRDSFGGWDPRRQRPELWTLYNGGKLPGENIRVFPISNWTETDVWEYIGARGIKLPEIYFAHDREVFNRGGMWLTAGEWGGPTDKEELVTKRVRYRTVGDMSCTGAVESDAASIDEVIAEISTSRLTERGATRADDRLSESAMEDRKKEGYF from the coding sequence ATGACCTCCACTATTACCACCCAGACTGCACTGTCCCCACACCTCAAAGACCTCGAGAACGAGTCCATTCACATCCTGCGCGAGGTTGCAGGACAGTTCGACAAGGTGGGCCTGCTGTTTTCCGGCGGCAAGGACTCCGTCGTCGTCTTCGAGCTCGCCCGCCGCGCCTTCGCGCCGGCCGCCGTTCCCTTCGAGCTGCTGCACGTGGACACCGGCCACAATTTCCCCGAGGTCATCGAGTTCCGCGACCGCCTGGTCGAAGAGACCGGCGCGCGCCTGCGCGTAGCCAAGGTCCAGGACTGGATCGACCGCGGCGACCTGCAGGAGCGCCCCGACGGCACCCGCAACCCGCTGCAGACCGTGCCGTTGGTGGAGACCATCGCCGAGCAGGGCTACGACGCAGTCCTGGGCGGTGCCCGCCGCGACGAGGAGCGTGCGCGCGCCAAGGAGCGCGTCTTCTCCGTGCGTGACTCCTTCGGCGGCTGGGACCCGCGCCGCCAGCGCCCCGAGCTGTGGACGCTCTACAACGGCGGCAAGCTGCCGGGCGAGAACATCCGCGTGTTCCCGATCTCCAACTGGACCGAGACGGACGTGTGGGAGTACATCGGCGCCCGCGGCATCAAGCTACCGGAGATCTACTTCGCCCACGACCGTGAGGTCTTCAACCGCGGCGGCATGTGGCTGACCGCCGGAGAGTGGGGCGGGCCCACCGACAAGGAGGAGCTGGTCACCAAGCGCGTGCGCTACCGCACTGTCGGCGACATGTCGTGCACCGGCGCCGTCGAGTCGGATGCCGCCTCCATCGACGAAGTGATCGCCGAGATCTCCACCAGCCGCCTCACCGAGCGCGGCGCCACCCGAGCTGACGACCGACTCAGCGAATCCGCCATGGAAGACCGCAAGAAGGAAGGCTACTTCTGA
- a CDS encoding phosphoadenylyl-sulfate reductase, with product MTFSLNNSPILGGQATNPRDPEISPEGPKETTPLAPEVVAENEKLVADWADKLYDATAKDILDWAHTHVAGKLVVTLSMENTVLAELAKDHLPGADFLFLDTGYHFPETLEVADQVERRYANNTLVRATALLSRAEQDKVYGVNLYRNNPTACCRMRKVEPLAVALSDYQGWITGLRRADGPTRATAPALSLDKTGRLKISPIITWSLEDTEAYIEEKDLIIHPLTKQNYPSIGCATCTMPVLPGQDPRSGRWAGNAKTECGLHT from the coding sequence ATGACTTTCTCACTCAATAACAGCCCGATCCTGGGCGGGCAGGCCACCAACCCGCGCGACCCGGAGATTTCGCCCGAAGGGCCGAAGGAGACCACACCACTTGCGCCCGAGGTCGTGGCCGAAAACGAAAAGCTCGTGGCCGACTGGGCCGACAAGCTCTACGACGCCACGGCCAAAGACATCCTCGACTGGGCACACACCCATGTGGCTGGCAAGCTGGTTGTCACCTTGTCCATGGAGAACACGGTGCTCGCGGAGCTGGCCAAGGATCACCTGCCCGGTGCGGACTTCCTCTTCCTCGACACCGGGTACCACTTCCCGGAAACCCTCGAGGTCGCCGACCAGGTGGAACGTCGTTACGCAAATAACACACTGGTGCGCGCAACGGCACTGCTTTCTCGCGCGGAGCAGGACAAGGTGTACGGGGTCAACCTTTACCGGAACAACCCCACTGCCTGCTGCCGGATGCGCAAGGTCGAGCCGCTGGCGGTGGCCCTGAGTGACTACCAGGGCTGGATCACCGGCCTGCGGCGTGCCGACGGACCCACCAGGGCCACCGCACCTGCGCTGTCGCTGGATAAGACCGGCCGGCTGAAGATCTCGCCGATCATCACCTGGTCGCTTGAGGACACCGAGGCCTATATCGAAGAAAAAGACCTCATCATCCACCCGTTGACCAAGCAGAACTATCCCTCCATCGGCTGTGCCACCTGCACCATGCCGGTGCTGCCCGGACAAGACCCCCGATCCGGCCGTTGGGCCGGAAACGCCAAGACTGAATGCGGATTGCACACATGA